Genomic DNA from Leptolyngbya iicbica LK:
TATCCAGCGAGTGTCATCAAACCCTTTTGGGCGATCGCTGCCCTGGCTTACGGCGAAACCGGGCCAGATATCGAAGCCGCCATTACCCTTTCCGATAATGCGGCGTCTAATCGGCTGCTAAACGGTGTCGGCCATACAGTGATGAGAGATTACTGGCAGGCTGCAGGCTTTTCGATTAGTGCTCAATATCCAGTCGATGTCTGGGTGAGCGATCGTCCGGGCAATCGAGTGACGACCACTGATTTGGTGCGTCTGCTGCACGATCTTCATTCACCCCAGGGTCATCCCCGGATCGCCCAGGCCATGTGGCACGACATTGAAACTGAACGTCATAATGCAGCCGGAGCCATTCAGGGCTTCCTGGGGGCGGGACTGCCGGGGGGTGCATTACTCACGAAAGTCGGGCTCACGTCCGGAGTGCGGGCAGAAATGGCGATTTTGACGCTGGATGATCGGGCTTATGCGATCGCGATCGTGGGCGCTGATTCTACCTTTGCCCAGTCCGAAAGTATTTTCCCCGCCTTTGGCGACATCCTCTTTCAGCTGTTATCGTCACCGCCTGCGTGAGCAGAAAAAGTCTATTGGCAACTTAAAAAGGCGCCCCTCCGAAGAGAGACGCCTTTCATTAGGTTCTCAGACTAGCTGAGCTTCGAAGACTAACCGATGATTTCGGGAGCCTCAGCCGCCGCCAAGTCGAGGGGGAAGTTGTGAGCATTACGCTCGTGCATGACTTCCATACCCAAGTTGGCGCGGTTGATCACATCCGCCCAAGTGCCAATCACCCGACCCTGAGAGTCGAGGACGGACTGGTTGAAGTTGAAACCGTTCAAGTTGAACGCCATGGTGCTAATGCCCAAAGCGGTGAACCAGATGCCAATCACCGGCCATGCACCCAAGAAGAAGTGCAAGGAACGAGAGTTGTTGAAGCTCGCGTATTGGAAGATCAAACGACCGAAGTAGCCGTGAGCCGCCACGATGTTGTAGGTCTCTTCTTCCTGACCAAACTTGTAGCCATAGTTCTGAGACTCGGTCTCGGTGGTCTCACGCACCAAGGAAGAGGTCACCAAGGAACCGTGCATGGCGGAGAACAAGCTGCCACCGAACACTGCTGCCACACCCAACATGTGGAAGGGGTGCATCAAGATGTTGTGCTCAGCTTGGAAAACCAACATGAAGTTGAAGGTACCGGAGATACCCAAAGGCATCCCGTCAGAGAAGGAACCCTGACCCAAGGGGTAGATCAAGAACACTGCGGTTGCAGCTGCAACGGGAGCAGAGTAAGCAACACAGATCCAAGGACGCATACCTAAGCGGTAGGACAGTTCCCATTCACGACCCATGTAGCAGAAGACGCCGATGAGGAAGTGGAAGATGACGAACTGGTAAGGACCACCGTTGTACAACCACTCATCGAGGGAAGCGGCTTCCCAGATGGGGTAGAAGTGCAGACCGATGGCGTTGGAGGAAGGTACCACTGCACCGGAGATGATGTTGTTGCCGTACATCAAGGAGCCAGCGACGGGCTCACGGATGCCGTCGATGTCAACGGGAGGTGCGGCGATAAAGGCGATGACGAAGCAAGTGGTTGCAGCCAAGAGAGTGGGGATCATCAACACGCCGAACCAACCCACATACAGGCGGTTTTCGGTGCTGGTCACCCACTGACAGAACTGTTCCCACAAGCTAGCGCTTTGGCGCTGCTGTAAGGTAGTTGTCATGATGAATAATTCCTTTTTCAAGGTCAATATGTACTCAGAAGTTCAAGAAACATGAACCTCTGTATAACAACATTAACGAGATTGCTGAGTTTTGTAAAGCGAATTCATGTGAAGCTCATCTTAAGAAGTCGCTCTAGCTTGCTCTGGAGCGCTTGATTGCCAGGGGGGTGCGAGACGAGCGTCCATCGTCTGATATGAGAGGCGTGTGGGCAGAGTATTTCTTTGGCGGCGGAAAGCTTCTTGTTACTTCATGAATCTGGATGATTTTGTTACGTACCTTAGAAGAGGACGAAGCGATCGCTCCGCCCCTCACGCCGAAACTACGACATTTATGTTGACTGACCCGGATCGCGTCATCACTTACAGTCCAGCGCTCACTGTAGTGCCCACCTATGAGTGCTTTAACCGCTGCACGTACTGCAACTTTCGAGCTGAGCCGGGTCAGGCTACCTGGTTGTCGCGATCGCAGCTGGCAGAGCAACTCGCCAGGGCAAAATCGCACGGCTTGGTAGAAATTTTGGTGCTGAGTGGAGAAGTCCATCCCGAGAGTCCTCGCCGGGCGGCTTGGTTGCAGCATATTGTGGATATCTGCGACTACGCTCTGCAACAAGGCTTACTGCCCCATACCAATGTGGGGCCGCTGAGTGAAATGGAAATGGCTCAATTGCGAGCGGTCAACGTTTCCATGGGATTGATGCTGGAGCAGATGACGCCTAGCCTCTTGCAGACGGTGCATCGACACGCGCCCAGTAAAGTGCCAGAACGGCGTTTGGCGCAGATTGAGCAAGCTGGGCGGCTCCGGATTCCCTTTACAACAGGACTGCTATTGGGGATTGGTGAGTCAGAGCATGATCGGCTTGAGACGCTACGGGCGATCGCTCAGAGCCATGATCGCTGGGGCCATATTCAAGAAGTGATTTTGCAGCCGCATCAACCGGGTCATCGCCAACAGCAAGCTCGCAGTGGGTTTAGTGCAGCCGCATTAGCCGAGTTTGTTAAAACGGCCAAACAATATTTGC
This window encodes:
- a CDS encoding serine hydrolase, which translates into the protein MTELPLQSLSQRSRYSVHRSPWLRLAVICGGGVMGGLAAWFVSELLLNRVSFICSVPGFANQQIAACRVPAANLPMVSSIVDPFQSTAAWLAQADDGQVQGIPLRPMKVMPEQLPQMPPVAIGSTYPFGPPSFTDSERLQAVVAQLTAIAQASEYPVDALSISLVDLSTGEYAGWHDRTPRYPASVIKPFWAIAALAYGETGPDIEAAITLSDNAASNRLLNGVGHTVMRDYWQAAGFSISAQYPVDVWVSDRPGNRVTTTDLVRLLHDLHSPQGHPRIAQAMWHDIETERHNAAGAIQGFLGAGLPGGALLTKVGLTSGVRAEMAILTLDDRAYAIAIVGADSTFAQSESIFPAFGDILFQLLSSPPA
- the psbA gene encoding photosystem II q(b) protein; amino-acid sequence: MTTTLQQRQSASLWEQFCQWVTSTENRLYVGWFGVLMIPTLLAATTCFVIAFIAAPPVDIDGIREPVAGSLMYGNNIISGAVVPSSNAIGLHFYPIWEAASLDEWLYNGGPYQFVIFHFLIGVFCYMGREWELSYRLGMRPWICVAYSAPVAAATAVFLIYPLGQGSFSDGMPLGISGTFNFMLVFQAEHNILMHPFHMLGVAAVFGGSLFSAMHGSLVTSSLVRETTETESQNYGYKFGQEEETYNIVAAHGYFGRLIFQYASFNNSRSLHFFLGAWPVIGIWFTALGISTMAFNLNGFNFNQSVLDSQGRVIGTWADVINRANLGMEVMHERNAHNFPLDLAAAEAPEIIG
- the cofG gene encoding 7,8-didemethyl-8-hydroxy-5-deazariboflavin synthase subunit CofG; amino-acid sequence: MLTDPDRVITYSPALTVVPTYECFNRCTYCNFRAEPGQATWLSRSQLAEQLARAKSHGLVEILVLSGEVHPESPRRAAWLQHIVDICDYALQQGLLPHTNVGPLSEMEMAQLRAVNVSMGLMLEQMTPSLLQTVHRHAPSKVPERRLAQIEQAGRLRIPFTTGLLLGIGESEHDRLETLRAIAQSHDRWGHIQEVILQPHQPGHRQQQARSGFSAAALAEFVKTAKQYLPAEITVQIPPNLIADHQYVLTAIANGARDLGGLGPKDEVNPDYHHPTPERLRPFLRSAGWQLRPRLPIYPQYDDWLTPQLQQRVKAWRGRLVEAPSPDLTPHPSYEAVSR